The region AAATCATAAAAACGAAGACTGCAAAAGATGAAAGAGGTACAGTCAGGGAACTTTATAGGGCAAGTGCCTATTCTGAGGTTTTACCTGAGACCTTAAGACCCTGGCAGCAGATTAATTTAACAAGGACTAAAAAGGGTGCCATTCGTGGACTCCACGGGGAAGCCATGGCTAAGTTGGTCACTGTGGCTTATGGTAGAGCCTTTGGAGTATATGTGGATACAAGACCAGCCAGTAAGACTCTTGGACAGGTTGAAACGGTTGAGCTTAAGCCAGGTGTACAAGTTTTTGTGCCTCAGGGTGTCTGTAACGGATTTCAAGCCCTAGATGATGAGACAGAATACCTGTACTTCTTTGACAATGAATGGAAGCCAGGTATGGAAGGAGTCGCCCTAACTCCTTTGGACAAGGACTTAAATATTGACTGGCCTATTCCAGTATCAATGGATAATTTTGAACAAGTATCGGAAAAAGATTTTAATGCTCCGACTTTGAAGGATATTTTAGGTTAAATTTAAAGGGTTAAGTAGTTAGCCCTTTTTTAATTTTCTAAAATTAATTAAACAAAAAAGAGGGAATTTCCCCTCTTTTACTTATTTTAAACAGATGGTG is a window of Streptococcaceae bacterium ESL0729 DNA encoding:
- a CDS encoding dTDP-4-dehydrorhamnose 3,5-epimerase, whose amino-acid sequence is MAAKIDNFSSTESKIDGLKIIKTKTAKDERGTVRELYRASAYSEVLPETLRPWQQINLTRTKKGAIRGLHGEAMAKLVTVAYGRAFGVYVDTRPASKTLGQVETVELKPGVQVFVPQGVCNGFQALDDETEYLYFFDNEWKPGMEGVALTPLDKDLNIDWPIPVSMDNFEQVSEKDFNAPTLKDILG